A window from Deltaproteobacteria bacterium encodes these proteins:
- the ccsA gene encoding cytochrome c biogenesis protein CcsA gives MKASLFQSVVTSMLLTLSFGLLSGPVLADSDSKSGMEALKRLPIQDSGRIKPFDTFARESLQLIYGRTSYRPPEKPPGSYSEADKSDSSKPDSRSRPAMEIIVTWFLAPQFWDEQPIIELKLAAVKKALDLELTKDRFTPRELFANSRLGLVFQDLTAYRETKAKLTPYYQAVARLESQIGVYQAIKEGALLRFIPPSIAATEAKVEKEKTDPLLPKEPDRWRAISEVDGPMKESFAIVAKSFIRALPGGTAPSGEGLPNLEVAVANFQALARAENPNLYPDGKEIGIEVHYEELHPFRLAWILYVLSAIAMAMAWVSPRKGFTTAGWALALIAFAIHTYGFGLRVYLTGRPPVSNMYESVIWVSWGTILFAFFFEYKQRVKFILMSGAIVATLCNIVADSVPHVLDASLQPLEPVLRSTLWLTVHVLTITISYSAFFLAWMLGNLGLAFVVKGDGPSSPRIDALTIAIYRCMQVGVVLLAAGTILGGVWADYSWGRFWGWDPKETWALIALLGYVALLHARLSGWVKHVGMLVGAVTSFNLVIMAWYGVNFVLGAGLHSYGFGAGGVEYVSGFILVNMAFVGYAYALSRGRMTPSAA, from the coding sequence ATGAAAGCATCTCTTTTTCAGTCGGTCGTAACTTCAATGTTGTTAACACTATCTTTCGGACTATTGAGCGGCCCGGTATTGGCGGACTCAGACTCGAAGTCGGGGATGGAGGCATTGAAGCGTCTGCCTATTCAAGACTCCGGTCGTATAAAGCCGTTTGATACATTTGCTCGCGAATCGTTGCAGCTAATTTATGGTCGAACTTCTTATCGCCCCCCAGAAAAGCCACCAGGATCATATTCTGAAGCTGATAAATCAGATTCGAGCAAGCCTGATAGCCGGTCGCGACCAGCGATGGAGATCATCGTTACCTGGTTTTTGGCGCCTCAGTTTTGGGACGAACAGCCAATAATAGAGCTTAAACTGGCGGCCGTAAAAAAAGCCTTGGACCTTGAATTGACGAAAGACAGATTTACGCCCCGAGAGCTGTTTGCAAATTCACGGCTTGGGTTGGTGTTTCAAGATCTGACTGCATACCGCGAAACAAAAGCTAAACTGACTCCTTACTATCAGGCTGTTGCGCGTTTAGAGAGTCAGATTGGTGTTTATCAGGCGATCAAAGAGGGGGCATTGCTTCGATTCATTCCTCCTTCGATCGCTGCGACAGAAGCCAAGGTGGAGAAGGAAAAAACAGATCCGCTTCTTCCAAAAGAGCCAGATCGATGGCGTGCTATTTCGGAAGTTGATGGACCAATGAAAGAATCATTCGCGATCGTTGCGAAATCCTTCATACGTGCACTTCCTGGCGGAACAGCTCCATCTGGCGAAGGGCTACCCAATTTGGAAGTGGCTGTCGCAAACTTTCAAGCGCTCGCGAGGGCGGAAAACCCGAATCTTTACCCAGACGGAAAAGAAATAGGAATTGAAGTTCATTACGAAGAGCTTCATCCCTTTCGCTTAGCTTGGATTCTTTATGTCCTTTCGGCTATTGCGATGGCAATGGCATGGGTTTCACCGCGGAAAGGCTTTACGACCGCTGGATGGGCGCTTGCGTTGATCGCGTTTGCGATTCACACCTATGGCTTTGGTCTGCGAGTTTATCTAACGGGCCGACCTCCAGTATCGAACATGTATGAGTCGGTAATATGGGTGTCGTGGGGAACGATTCTTTTTGCTTTCTTTTTTGAGTATAAGCAGAGGGTTAAATTCATTTTGATGTCGGGAGCAATTGTTGCCACGCTTTGCAACATCGTCGCCGATAGCGTGCCTCATGTTTTGGACGCAAGTCTTCAGCCGCTCGAACCTGTTCTGCGCTCAACGTTGTGGCTTACGGTGCATGTTTTAACGATCACGATTTCTTACTCGGCATTTTTCCTTGCATGGATGTTGGGAAATCTTGGGTTAGCTTTTGTTGTTAAGGGCGACGGCCCCTCAAGCCCGCGTATCGACGCACTTACCATCGCGATATATCGCTGCATGCAAGTTGGTGTTGTTCTGCTGGCGGCAGGTACCATTTTGGGCGGCGTTTGGGCTGACTATAGCTGGGGTCGTTTCTGGGGCTGGGATCCGAAGGAAACTTGGGCCCTAATTGCGCTTCTCGGCTATGTTGCGCTTCTTCATGCGCGTCTTTCTGGCTGGGTCAAACACGTCGGCATGCTAGTAGGCGCAGTAACGTCTTTCAATCTTGTGATTATGGCATGGTATGGAGTTAACTTTGTGCTCGGAGCAGGCCTTCACTCTTACGGGTTTGGCGCCGGGGGCGTTGAATATGTGTCTGGCTTCATTCTGGTGAACATGGCTTTTGTGGGCTATGCCTATGCGCTGAGCCGCGGTCGGATGACACCCTCGGCCGCCTGA
- a CDS encoding N-formylglutamate amidohydrolase encodes MREVVNSNSASNESLWIQSFGEARLPLIVTIPHSGERIPPEAPWLVNLPERLLMFDVDRYVDRLYQPTLDRLELGWIKTHWHRYACDLNRLSSDVDSDSVVGSTNSAGKFPRGLLWSMTTKGERLMPAPVTEVEFQKILNRCFFPFHASVQELAEFVCPKATRSAEKPLFHLDLHSMPSFGTSEHRDPGEWRADLVISNQDGQSSSAAFFELVCAAGASQGFSVQQNWPYKGGRITETYGRPQEGWQTVQVELNRKLYMNEETKRPMSGQFEETQTRVGQILEYIALHIGDLRSI; translated from the coding sequence GTGCGCGAGGTGGTCAACTCAAATTCGGCTTCGAATGAATCTTTGTGGATCCAATCTTTCGGTGAAGCTCGGCTGCCTCTGATTGTTACTATTCCACATTCGGGTGAACGCATTCCGCCAGAAGCGCCATGGCTAGTGAACCTTCCCGAGCGCTTATTAATGTTTGATGTCGATCGTTATGTCGATCGCCTCTATCAGCCGACCCTTGATCGCCTGGAACTTGGATGGATCAAAACACATTGGCATCGTTATGCCTGTGACCTCAATCGCCTTAGTTCGGATGTCGATTCTGACAGTGTTGTCGGAAGCACCAATTCAGCTGGAAAATTTCCGCGCGGACTTTTGTGGTCAATGACGACCAAAGGCGAGCGTTTGATGCCCGCGCCGGTCACGGAAGTCGAGTTTCAGAAGATTCTCAACCGGTGTTTTTTTCCGTTTCATGCGAGCGTCCAAGAACTCGCTGAATTCGTTTGTCCGAAGGCAACGCGGTCGGCCGAAAAACCACTTTTTCATTTGGACCTCCATTCTATGCCCAGTTTCGGAACGAGCGAACACCGGGATCCGGGCGAGTGGCGCGCTGACCTTGTGATATCAAATCAAGATGGTCAAAGTTCCTCTGCGGCTTTCTTTGAACTGGTCTGCGCGGCGGGAGCTTCCCAAGGATTTTCAGTGCAGCAAAACTGGCCCTATAAAGGCGGGCGCATTACTGAAACTTACGGCCGCCCGCAAGAAGGATGGCAAACTGTTCAGGTCGAACTAAATCGGAAGCTCTACATGAATGAAGAAACAAAACGGCCCATGTCGGGACAGTTTGAAGAAACTCAAACTCGAGTGGGGCAGATTTTAGAGTATATTGCCTTACATATTGGCGATCTTCGCTCGATTTAA
- a CDS encoding cytochrome c3 family protein: MSIWNLISHRLSTIITLSVFLSMAALSMGCEWGAIGYNKGYAPEQPIAFSHELHAGQYKMQCLYCHSSAERANHSAVPSLNICMNCHLVVGADKPEIQKLAEAYNSNTPIAWKKVHMLPDHVRFNHKRHVEKYGAPQACHTCHGPVESMEVMYQHSSLSMGWCVNCHREKENQAPVSCSTCHY, encoded by the coding sequence ATGAGCATCTGGAATCTTATCAGTCACAGACTCTCGACGATTATCACGTTATCCGTTTTCCTCTCGATGGCAGCGCTGTCGATGGGATGTGAATGGGGCGCGATCGGTTACAACAAGGGCTATGCGCCAGAGCAGCCGATTGCGTTTTCACATGAGCTTCACGCGGGTCAGTACAAGATGCAGTGTTTGTACTGTCACTCGTCGGCCGAGCGCGCGAATCATTCCGCTGTACCCAGCTTGAATATTTGTATGAATTGCCACTTGGTAGTGGGTGCGGACAAACCAGAAATTCAGAAGCTTGCCGAGGCCTACAACAGCAACACTCCCATCGCGTGGAAGAAAGTCCACATGTTGCCAGATCACGTACGATTCAATCATAAACGCCACGTTGAAAAATACGGCGCGCCACAAGCATGTCACACGTGCCATGGCCCAGTTGAATCGATGGAAGTGATGTATCAGCACTCGAGTCTCTCGATGGGCTGGTGTGTAAACTGCCACCGCGAAAAAGAAAACCAGGCGCCGGTCAGCTGCTCGACCTGCCACTATTAA
- a CDS encoding general secretion pathway protein GspC: protein MNSQRPGLETAAVITLILLLGYAFADLGILYFRDQLLPTEPPTIRPAMTMSRSSVEKSKFQVITNRNIFSRDQKIADPIGGAPTKTDDGQPVPTQLAISLIGTLVHANPMRSVATLNLKSKNDVIAVRVEGEIPEGLGTVTKIERSKMIFRNNASGRLEYVQMLEEGSALGFNVVSATAVAPGILATSENDRSVKRDDLNRYLQDLPSILQQARAVPRTGANGMIECFNIAELQAGSVLEALGIRRGDCIETVNGERIDSPGKAMELFQALRGSASQISLGFERGGRKDTSTFSIVE, encoded by the coding sequence ATGAATTCTCAGCGCCCAGGGCTTGAGACTGCAGCCGTCATCACGTTGATCCTTTTATTAGGATACGCATTTGCGGATCTCGGTATTCTTTATTTCCGCGATCAGCTTCTTCCGACCGAGCCACCGACAATTCGACCGGCAATGACAATGAGCCGAAGCTCGGTGGAAAAATCCAAATTCCAGGTCATCACAAATAGAAATATATTTTCACGTGACCAAAAAATCGCGGACCCAATTGGCGGTGCGCCGACGAAAACCGACGACGGTCAACCCGTACCTACTCAGCTCGCGATTTCACTCATAGGAACTCTGGTCCATGCAAACCCCATGCGCTCGGTCGCGACATTAAATTTGAAATCTAAAAATGATGTTATTGCTGTCCGCGTGGAAGGTGAAATCCCAGAGGGGCTCGGTACGGTCACAAAAATCGAGCGCTCCAAAATGATTTTTAGAAACAATGCCAGCGGACGCCTCGAGTACGTTCAGATGCTCGAGGAGGGATCCGCACTCGGCTTCAACGTGGTTTCAGCGACAGCTGTCGCACCTGGCATCTTGGCGACATCAGAGAACGATCGCTCCGTTAAACGGGACGATCTAAATCGCTACCTACAAGATCTTCCGTCCATTTTACAACAAGCCCGCGCGGTTCCTCGCACAGGCGCAAATGGAATGATTGAATGTTTTAATATTGCAGAACTTCAAGCGGGCAGCGTCCTTGAAGCTCTTGGTATTCGACGCGGCGATTGCATTGAAACAGTGAACGGAGAGCGGATTGATTCACCGGGAAAAGCGATGGAGCTATTCCAAGCGCTTCGCGGATCAGCTTCGCAAATCAGTTTAGGGTTCGAGCGCGGTGGACGTAAGGATACTTCCACCTTCTCGATCGTTGAATAG
- a CDS encoding cytochrome c biogenesis protein ResB, with product MDSENHQTPKARPKALPETQSEVRVKIRKIIKALASLKLAVVIIVMIGIVTAWGTIVEAQFDALAAKKLVYDSIWMWVPMVLLVISLTAVMIDRWPWQKRHTGFVLAHIGIIILLLGSLITQRFGVDGSISFGIGEKQKNIIVGETDLAVYSSFDGAQYAKLFDREVDFLKRPAGKIPIVIPIPEGEIKIVESLPYAIREQKFVEAEPDSKAGAAIRFQMQNPNVNITEWMLQPSKDGVETKDLGPAQVLIVSQFPRDFGGRNAIIFKPLDDERLEFNVHTARRPGIQKGTVKAGESIKTGWMGLELRMLKYLPRAKEDITYRALEKPTPMTSAAIKVAYRAPGKKEVSHQWMGLNSLLKLFSDGQVYVVSYANRRIPLGFDLSLKDFRIGRYQGTLRAASYESVVTLPDATEHLISMNEPLKHASFTFYQASFESDPSGRPVASILSVNRDPGRGLKYFGSLLLVFGAIHLFYMKRRAWLKKPAGS from the coding sequence ATGGATTCCGAAAACCACCAAACGCCGAAAGCGCGACCAAAAGCGCTACCAGAAACGCAATCAGAAGTGCGCGTTAAAATACGAAAGATTATCAAAGCATTGGCTAGTTTAAAACTAGCGGTTGTTATCATTGTGATGATCGGCATCGTTACGGCATGGGGAACAATTGTTGAGGCGCAGTTCGACGCGCTTGCAGCAAAAAAGCTAGTCTATGATTCGATCTGGATGTGGGTACCGATGGTTTTGCTCGTCATCAGTCTGACGGCGGTCATGATTGATCGTTGGCCATGGCAAAAACGACACACCGGCTTCGTGTTGGCCCACATCGGCATCATCATTCTTCTTCTGGGATCATTGATCACACAACGCTTTGGGGTCGACGGTTCGATCAGTTTTGGAATTGGCGAAAAACAAAAAAATATCATAGTTGGTGAAACGGACCTTGCTGTTTATTCGTCGTTTGACGGCGCACAATATGCCAAGCTTTTTGATCGAGAAGTCGACTTCTTGAAGCGTCCAGCCGGCAAGATCCCTATTGTCATTCCGATCCCCGAAGGCGAAATTAAAATTGTTGAATCGCTGCCATATGCCATTCGCGAACAAAAGTTTGTAGAAGCTGAACCGGACTCGAAAGCAGGGGCGGCGATTCGATTTCAAATGCAAAATCCGAATGTCAACATTACGGAATGGATGCTTCAGCCATCAAAAGATGGTGTTGAAACAAAAGATTTAGGTCCTGCACAGGTTTTAATTGTCAGTCAGTTCCCCCGAGACTTTGGTGGCAGGAATGCCATAATTTTTAAACCCCTCGATGACGAGCGGTTGGAGTTCAATGTTCACACAGCTCGTCGTCCCGGAATTCAAAAAGGAACCGTGAAGGCAGGGGAGTCGATCAAGACCGGGTGGATGGGGCTTGAACTTCGGATGCTCAAATACCTGCCCAGAGCCAAAGAAGACATTACTTATCGCGCTTTGGAAAAACCGACGCCTATGACCTCTGCTGCGATCAAAGTCGCTTACCGCGCGCCGGGAAAAAAAGAAGTCAGCCACCAATGGATGGGACTTAATTCTTTGCTTAAACTATTTTCGGATGGCCAGGTTTACGTTGTGTCATACGCCAACCGCCGAATTCCGCTGGGCTTTGATTTATCACTCAAGGATTTTCGAATTGGCCGGTACCAGGGCACACTTCGTGCCGCGAGCTATGAAAGTGTCGTTACTCTTCCCGATGCGACCGAACACTTAATTTCAATGAACGAACCTTTAAAGCACGCGAGCTTTACGTTTTATCAAGCTAGTTTTGAAAGTGATCCGTCAGGGCGTCCTGTGGCTTCCATTCTTTCGGTAAATCGCGATCCTGGGCGCGGCTTGAAATACTTCGGCTCCCTGCTGCTTGTTTTTGGAGCGATTCATTTGTTTTATATGAAGCGACGAGCTTGGCTGAAAAAGCCAGCTGGCAGTTGA
- a CDS encoding cob(I)yrinic acid a,c-diamide adenosyltransferase, which produces MNKPNTPESKSAGKVYTRTGDQGTTSLFGGARVMKDDPRLEAYGSLDELNSVIGILISDIENERWSGSTLMEVDRVKTELALVQSDLFVLGSHLATGGELAEDRAKNRSLLPRIEEAVVLRLEEAMDRMSVDLTPLKNFVLPGGTRPAASAHFARTIARRAERAIVASLLANPTSANASEVEEWQVLTVTQINRLNDYFFVLARHLNRLAHRDEPIWKPHNG; this is translated from the coding sequence TTGAACAAACCAAACACTCCAGAATCAAAGTCCGCAGGCAAAGTCTACACCCGAACTGGCGATCAAGGAACCACGTCGCTTTTTGGAGGCGCGCGCGTCATGAAAGACGACCCCCGCCTTGAGGCCTATGGTTCACTCGATGAACTTAATAGCGTCATCGGCATTCTCATAAGTGACATCGAAAATGAACGCTGGTCCGGATCAACATTGATGGAGGTCGATCGCGTAAAAACCGAGCTCGCACTGGTTCAATCAGATTTGTTCGTCTTGGGTTCACATCTCGCAACCGGTGGTGAATTGGCAGAGGATCGCGCAAAAAACCGATCTCTTCTGCCGCGAATCGAGGAAGCCGTCGTCCTGCGACTGGAAGAAGCGATGGACAGAATGTCGGTCGACTTAACTCCGTTGAAAAACTTTGTCCTGCCGGGCGGAACTCGACCAGCGGCGAGCGCTCACTTTGCTCGAACAATTGCCCGAAGGGCCGAGCGAGCAATCGTGGCAAGCCTTCTTGCGAACCCGACTTCTGCTAACGCTTCAGAGGTCGAAGAGTGGCAGGTTTTAACTGTCACGCAGATCAACCGTCTCAATGATTATTTCTTTGTTTTAGCGAGACATTTGAATCGGCTCGCCCATCGCGACGAACCGATCTGGAAGCCGCACAACGGCTAA
- a CDS encoding TAT-variant-translocated molybdopterin oxidoreductase: MNSQTTDTKESAATMANNASNEVQSFEQGERYWLSLDQWAGDPALAGRLENEFMSSPLASDDGKDGFARREFLKVMGASFALATTGCVRRPAAHIIPYAKAPKEITPGEANYYTSTWFDGLEGAGLLVKTLEGRPIKVEGLPAHPMTLGGLSARAHAEILSLYDPDRLKGPVRNLLNKERTNKESVTTTFEEADGKISEALKAGSVAIVSGSRPSPSLKSMIGDFSRTYGAKWVQYDSLPTEAIRLGQKAAYGRAVLPRYRFEAAKMVVSIDADFLGTLISPVEFTKQWARRRTPGKDMARLVSFESILSLTGMNADDRFRIRASQQLDVVLSLIARVATLSKGSVTIPAGVQAAAKLFENAAVEMGLDGKHFDQIATELLALRGASLVIAGGLQTLTEKQVELQIAVSALNSMLGNDGKTIDHDSSTFETLAGSPEALQALIADMAAGKVKTLVIDDINLLYVLPEDSGLRDALKKVETVIYTGNRNDDTGSQAHWVLPAGSSLETWGDFELQAGVFSIQQPTIMPLYKTRSLGELLLSWTQVSSAASAKVKSSVSWLDYVKATWKSDVQAKVDLGRGLAFDDFWSAVLQAGVATTAGRRDRAGSARGFVGSVSAKPVITHGYELVLYPSVQLADGRLGNIAWLQELPDPVSKVVWDNYLAVAPAMARKEGLKAGDVVELTVGNKTVKAPVLVQPGLHDDVLGLAVGYGQKHAGKVANDLGVNAYQFASFGGGRPVFAGLKATIKKSSGRYELASTQDHHLMEGRKIVIEATNAQFEIDPSAGIHKHQIFSIWPQHQYTKHKWALAVDLNACTGCSACVIACQSENNIPTVGKRYVMEGREMHWIRVDRYYKGTPEAPESLFMPLMCQHCENAPCETVCPVLATVHNDEGLNDMVYNRCVGTRYCSNNCPYKVRRFNWFNYMKKREEPLHMAYNPDVTVRPRGVMEKCTFCVQRIRKGTNKARDEKRPLKDGDIKPACAESCPADAIVFGDLNDTDSKVSRMFQDKRSYKLLEELNAAPRVAYQTRIRNAVRVKEPQKGQGWGQHSSVQPVDGKMENSVSAKTNQQHGELV, encoded by the coding sequence ATGAATTCTCAAACAACAGATACTAAAGAATCAGCGGCTACCATGGCTAATAACGCAAGTAACGAAGTTCAAAGCTTTGAGCAAGGCGAGCGCTATTGGCTGAGCCTTGATCAATGGGCGGGCGATCCAGCTTTGGCGGGTCGTCTGGAAAACGAATTTATGTCCTCGCCTCTAGCAAGCGACGACGGAAAAGACGGGTTCGCACGGCGCGAATTTTTGAAGGTCATGGGCGCAAGTTTCGCGCTCGCAACGACCGGCTGCGTTCGCCGTCCTGCGGCCCACATTATTCCCTACGCGAAAGCGCCAAAAGAAATCACCCCCGGCGAAGCCAACTACTACACATCAACTTGGTTTGACGGACTCGAGGGTGCCGGACTCTTGGTAAAGACTTTGGAAGGCCGTCCAATAAAAGTGGAAGGTTTACCAGCGCACCCGATGACTCTCGGTGGACTCTCGGCGCGGGCCCACGCCGAAATTCTATCTCTTTATGATCCAGATCGGTTGAAGGGTCCGGTTCGAAATCTGCTCAATAAGGAGCGCACAAATAAAGAATCTGTCACCACAACGTTTGAGGAAGCTGACGGAAAAATTTCTGAAGCTTTAAAAGCGGGTTCAGTTGCGATTGTTTCTGGCTCGCGTCCATCACCATCTTTGAAGTCGATGATCGGTGATTTTTCGCGCACATATGGCGCAAAGTGGGTTCAGTACGATTCTCTCCCGACAGAAGCAATTCGACTTGGACAAAAGGCGGCCTACGGACGCGCGGTGCTTCCGAGATATCGTTTCGAGGCTGCAAAGATGGTCGTGTCGATTGACGCCGATTTCCTCGGCACATTGATTTCCCCTGTTGAGTTTACCAAGCAGTGGGCGCGTCGTCGTACACCCGGAAAGGACATGGCTCGCTTGGTTTCATTCGAGTCGATTCTGTCGCTAACCGGCATGAATGCCGACGATCGATTCCGCATTCGCGCGAGCCAGCAGTTAGACGTAGTTTTGTCTTTGATTGCGCGTGTTGCGACTCTTTCAAAAGGTTCCGTCACCATACCTGCTGGCGTTCAAGCGGCGGCAAAGCTTTTTGAAAACGCAGCTGTTGAGATGGGTCTCGACGGGAAACATTTTGATCAGATTGCGACCGAGCTTCTTGCTTTGCGCGGTGCCTCGCTAGTGATTGCAGGCGGACTGCAAACGCTGACCGAAAAGCAGGTCGAACTTCAGATTGCAGTCAGTGCGCTCAACTCGATGCTCGGAAATGACGGTAAGACGATCGATCATGACTCTTCGACGTTTGAAACTTTGGCCGGCTCGCCGGAAGCTCTTCAAGCGCTGATTGCCGATATGGCGGCGGGCAAGGTGAAGACCTTGGTGATCGATGATATTAATTTGCTATATGTTTTGCCCGAGGACAGCGGTCTTCGCGATGCGCTTAAAAAAGTAGAGACGGTTATCTACACAGGTAATCGCAACGACGACACCGGCAGTCAAGCCCATTGGGTTTTACCGGCAGGCTCGTCTTTGGAAACTTGGGGTGATTTCGAACTTCAAGCCGGCGTCTTTTCGATTCAGCAGCCAACGATAATGCCGCTATACAAAACTCGGTCACTTGGCGAGTTGCTTTTGTCTTGGACTCAAGTCTCGTCAGCGGCTTCCGCAAAGGTAAAGAGCTCTGTATCTTGGCTCGATTACGTTAAGGCGACTTGGAAATCTGACGTGCAGGCGAAAGTCGATCTTGGTCGGGGCCTAGCGTTCGATGACTTTTGGTCGGCCGTGCTTCAGGCAGGTGTCGCCACGACGGCGGGTCGACGTGACCGTGCGGGTTCGGCGCGTGGTTTCGTCGGGTCGGTCTCTGCAAAGCCAGTTATTACTCACGGCTATGAACTTGTTCTCTATCCATCAGTTCAGTTGGCGGACGGTCGGTTAGGAAATATCGCTTGGTTACAAGAGCTTCCTGACCCGGTTTCCAAAGTAGTTTGGGACAACTATCTTGCGGTGGCTCCAGCGATGGCGCGCAAAGAAGGATTGAAAGCGGGAGATGTTGTCGAGCTTACGGTCGGTAACAAAACAGTTAAAGCTCCTGTTCTTGTCCAGCCGGGACTTCACGACGACGTTCTTGGTCTAGCGGTCGGTTATGGTCAAAAACACGCCGGTAAAGTTGCGAACGATCTCGGCGTCAATGCCTATCAGTTTGCAAGTTTCGGTGGCGGGCGACCAGTTTTCGCTGGTTTGAAAGCGACGATCAAAAAGTCCTCGGGACGGTACGAGCTCGCATCAACTCAAGACCATCATTTGATGGAAGGTCGTAAGATCGTCATCGAGGCTACGAACGCACAATTTGAAATTGACCCGTCTGCTGGAATTCACAAGCACCAGATATTTTCGATCTGGCCACAGCATCAGTACACGAAGCACAAGTGGGCGTTGGCTGTTGACTTGAACGCTTGCACCGGCTGTTCGGCCTGTGTGATTGCCTGCCAATCGGAGAATAACATTCCGACGGTCGGTAAACGTTATGTGATGGAAGGGCGCGAGATGCATTGGATTCGCGTCGATCGCTATTACAAAGGCACTCCAGAGGCTCCGGAATCACTCTTCATGCCCCTCATGTGTCAGCACTGTGAAAATGCTCCTTGTGAAACGGTGTGCCCGGTTTTGGCGACAGTTCACAATGATGAAGGTTTGAACGACATGGTTTACAACCGCTGCGTTGGAACTCGTTATTGCTCAAACAACTGTCCCTATAAAGTTCGTCGCTTTAACTGGTTCAACTACATGAAGAAGCGCGAAGAGCCATTGCACATGGCCTACAACCCTGATGTGACGGTTCGCCCTCGCGGTGTCATGGAAAAGTGCACGTTCTGCGTTCAGCGGATTCGCAAAGGGACCAACAAAGCGCGCGATGAAAAGCGTCCGTTGAAGGATGGCGATATCAAGCCCGCTTGCGCGGAATCTTGTCCGGCAGATGCGATTGTCTTCGGTGACCTTAACGATACAGATTCGAAGGTTTCTCGCATGTTCCAGGACAAACGGTCCTACAAACTACTCGAAGAACTCAATGCGGCTCCGCGCGTGGCTTACCAAACTCGAATCCGCAATGCAGTTCGGGTAAAGGAGCCCCAAAAGGGTCAAGGCTGGGGACAGCACTCGTCGGTTCAACCGGTGGATGGAAAAATGGAAAATTCAGTATCGGCAAAAACAAATCAGCAACATGGTGAGCTCGTATGA